A stretch of the Panicum virgatum strain AP13 chromosome 9N, P.virgatum_v5, whole genome shotgun sequence genome encodes the following:
- the LOC120689609 gene encoding F-box/LRR-repeat protein 17-like isoform X11, with the protein MASQPRPPPPPRPKTRGNYNCGRCGQPKKGHVCVAPIPVAASPSGAAPSPSPSTSSGAASASGDQRLRRALSFDEAGTPSSPEKKPKVEADAEMDVAGGEEEEDVVMEVGGRPVPREVMAEVLRRLGPRGVMAAAGVSRGWRDCAGRVWRAADELRLRVLAASGAGLLGALLPRCPALSRLQLRMESDVDATTLACLAFSCPSLNTLEITMAANAVNRMTGEDLGRFVSAKSSLSVLKIGGCSNLDFINLCSSSLSVLWLSDLCSLSKSVMNCPNMSELSLCFAQQSNDYTDMVTLMDGIGRTCPNLNKMHISSNQLSNEAVFALESANLRGLSMLSLILGSKITDAAVASIVRFCTSLELLDLSGSSISDNGVGMICKAFPHTLSRLLLALCPNVTTRGIQLATAQLPHLQLMDCGMSLCANLNNDKEGPCLGEINGGIRIIRKLCTLKKQPVLQKLIIKHCNLKKLSLWGCSAIDALYVNCPQLNDLNLNSCTNLHPERLLLQCPNLKNVHAAGCQDMLIGAIRNQTLITCKPQNLNKQFL; encoded by the exons atggcgtcgcagcccaggccgccgccgccgccgcgccccaagACGCGGGGCAACTACAACTGCGGCCGCTGCGGCCAGCCCAAGAAGGGCCACGTCTGCGTCGCCCCCATCCCCGTCGCGGCCTCCCCGTCCGGGGCCGCCCCGTCCCCGTCGCCCTCCACCTCGTCGGGGGCCGCCAGCGCCAGCGGGGATCAGAGGCTCCGCCGCGCCCTCTCGTTCGACGAGGCGGGGACCCCGTCCTCGCCcgagaagaagcccaaggtgGAGGCGGACGCGGAGATggacgtggccggcggcgaggaggaggaggacgtggtGATGGAGGTGGGCGGCCGCCCGGTGCCCAGGGAGGTCATGGCGGAGGTGCTGCGCCGGCTCGGGCCCCGCGGGGTCATGGCCGCCGCGGGGGTCAGCCGCGGCTGGCGGGACTGCGCGGGCCGGGTCTGGCGGGCGGCCGacgagctccgcctccgcgtcctcgccgcctcgggcgccggcctcctcggcgCGCTGCTACCGCGGTGCCCCGCGCTCTCGCGCCTGCAGCTCCGAATGGAAAG TGATGTTGATGCCACTACACTGGCATGTCTTGCATTTTCCTGCCCAAGTTTAAATACTCTTGAGATTACCATGGCTGCCAATGCAGTCAACAGGATGACTGG AGAGGATCTAGGTCGTTTTGTTTCGGCGAAGTCTTCTCTGTCAGTCCTCAAAATTGGTGGTTGCTCTAATTTGGATTTTATTAATCTATGCTCTTCAAGCCTTTCGGTTCTTTGGCTGTCAGATCTTTGTTCCCTTTCAAAATCG GTCATGAACTGTCCTAATATGAGTGAACTCTCACTTTGCTTCGCACAACAAAGTAATGATTATACTGATATGGTTACTTTGATGGATGGCATTGGTCGTACATGCCCTAACTTAAACAAAATGCACATATCGTCAAATCAATTATCCAATGAAGCTGTATTTGCTCTAGAGAGTGCTAATCTCAG GGGACTGTCAATGCTATCTTTGATTCTAGGTTCAAAAATAACTGATGCAGCTGTTGCATCTATTGTTCGATTTTGCACAAGCTtggagttgcttgatttgagtGG ATCTAGCATCAGTGATAATGGTGTTGGGATGATATGCAAGGCGTTCCCTCATACTTTGTCAAGGCTGCTCCTTGCCCTCTGCCCAAATGTGACTACAC GTGGGATCCAGTTAGCTACGGCACAGTTGCCACATCTTCAACTCATGGACTGTGGAATGAGCCTATGTGCTAATTTGAACAATGACAAAGAAGGGCCATGTTTAGGTGAAATCAATGGAGGCATTAGAATCATTCGAAAGTTGTGCACCTTAAAAAAGCAACCTGTTCTTCAGAAGCTTATTATAAAGCATTGTAATTTGAAGAAGCTCAGTCTGTGGGGTTGTTCAGCGATTGAT GCTCTCTATGTAAATTGTCCACAATTAAATGATCTCAATCTCAACTCTTGCACAAATTTACATCCAG AACGTCTGCTTCTTCAGTGCCCAAATTTGAAGAATGTCCATGCAGCTGGATGCCAAGACATGTTGATTGGAGCAATCAGAAATCAG ACACTGATAACCTGCAAGCCACAAAACCTAAACAAGCAATTTTTGTGA